The Pochonia chlamydosporia 170 chromosome 1, whole genome shotgun sequence genome window below encodes:
- a CDS encoding c4-dicarboxylate transporter (similar to Colletotrichum gloeosporioides Nara gc5 XP_007278148.1) produces MASNHAQVVRSGSRTTHPSSSEYSRESSNEEDQARPFASLSPTPTHAIQQTQGAPSPMLSLASGPSDVAATPPGVSFTTDVSPTNQLSIDAVANKAEKLRPRGTVTLKDRVACYQWTYFTMTMATGGMANVLHSAYYQAGWIVAVGIFFCLLNIVLFLMNCILISVRFYIRPGSFINSFTDQVESLFIPAFFVSIAIILINICQYGVRTCGDWLLQVLDVMFWVYISLGAVASAGLYLILWTTLELPIHMMTPTWVFPAYPLLLSGPFAANLIAASEVSGYHHSINRTAIAICAATTQGTGCLIAFMISAAFIYRLMTQKLPRDMQRPGVFISIGPFGFTAASIALLGSHAREIIPSQFLDTPIAADVIRVVSLLVALWLWGLSLWFFLVSVGSLWKYTRRQHKMPFQMTWWSFVFPNTGLVVATEVMGDNFKSQGLHIFGAIMTIILIVVWVGVFVKMLYCLRTRKLLWPEDQV; encoded by the exons ATGGCCTCCAACCACGCCCAAGTGGTGAGAAGCGGCAGCAGAACCACACACCCAAGCTCTTCTGAATACAGCCGTGAGTCATCTaatgaagaagaccaagccCGCCCTTTTGCCTCGCTTTCGCCCACACCGACGCATGCTATTCAGCAGACTCAAGGTGCGCCCTCGCCTATGCTGTCGCTTGCTTCAGGCCCTTCCGATGTTGCTGCCACTCCCCCCGGAGTTTCCTTTACTACGGATGTTTCGCCAACAAACCAACTCAGTATAGATGCTGTGGCAAACAAGGCCGAGAAATTGCGTCCCCGAGGCACGGTGACTCTCAAGGATCGTGTCGCATGCTACCAATGGACCTATTTTACAATG ACTATGGCTACCGGTGGTATGGCCAACGTACTCCATTCTG CGTACTATCAAGCGGGTTGGATCGTCGCAGTCGGCATCTTCTTTTGTCTCTTAAACATCGTTCTCTTCCTCATGAATTGTATTTTGATCTCTGTACGCTTCTATATACGTCCTGGAAGTTTCATAAATTCATTCACCGACCAAGTCGAGTCACTTTTTATACCAGCATTT TTTGTCTC CATCGCCATAATTTTAATAAACATATGCCAATATGGAGTTCGTACATGTGGTGATTGGCTGCTGCAAGTTCTGGATGTCATGTTTTGGGTCTATATTAGTTTAGGTGCTGTAGCCAGCGCTGGTTTGTACCTCATCCTCTGGACGACTCT AGAACTTCCCATTCACATGATGACACCAACATGGGTGTTCCCAGCATACCCGCTCCTTTTGTCGGGCCCCTTTGCCGCCAATCTCATTGCCGCTTCCGAGGTATCTGGATACCACCATTCGATCAACAGGACGGCCATCGCCATTTGCGCGGCAACAACACAAGGCACCGGGTGTCTGATTGCGTTTATGATTTCCGCAGCCTTTATATACCGCCTCATGACGCAGAAGCTCCCACGAGACATGCAACGGCCCGGTGTG TTTATATCTATTGGACCATTTGGATTCACCGCCGCCAGCATTG CACTACTCGGAAGCCACGCAAGGGAAATCATCCCCAGCCAGTTCCTCGATACCCCTATTGCAGCCGACGTGATTCGAGTTGTGTCACTACTCGTGGCACTCTGGCTGTGGGGTCTGTCACTCTGGTTCTTCCTCGTGTCCGTAGGATCTCTCTGGAAGTATACCCGCCGGCAGCACAAGATGCCCTTCCAAATGACGTGGTGGTCGTTTGTGTTTCCAAACACAGGCTTG GTCGTTGCCACGGAGGTCATGGGCGACAATTTCAAGAGCCAAGGCCTCCACATATTCGGGGCCATCATGAcaatcatcctcatcgtAGTTTGGGTGGGTGTCTTTGTCAAGATGCTTTATTGTCTACGGACCAGGAA
- a CDS encoding UBA domain-containing protein Ucp14 (similar to Metarhizium robertsii ARSEF 23 XP_007825054.1) — translation MTFTNAPVTRLLVLGLVSASIGASMLDVKHYFYISIDTHLWKYKQFWRLLAYQLCYTNSTEVLFAAMSLYNLRVVERMWGSRKYASFLVVSSLFTAVIPPLILVVLRPLSAGYFNYMPAGPTPIVFAILAQYHAMVPHVYKYRVATSQNTQTNDSSGVTLSDKSYQYAIALHLSLLQWPGSVLGAFVGWAVGNAWRGGLIPASFVTWRLPGWMVGLRSHRRSAEFEGLRRRLEGENGPPTGVSSGVQDAGGQQAERRRTMGQQIVDQFREAL, via the exons ATGACATTTACAAATGCCCCAGTCACCAGGCTGTTGGTCCTCGGGCTCGTTTCGGCCTCCATAGGTGCCAGCATGCTCGATGTCAAGCACTACTTCTACATCTCCATCGACACCCATCTGTGGAAGTATAAACAGTTTTGGAGACTACTAGCCTATCAACTATGTTATACAAACTCGACCGAAGTGCTGTTTGCAGCCATGTCATTATACAACCTACGAGTTGTTGAACGCATGTGGGGGTCGAGGAAATACGCC TCATTCCTCGTCGTGTCGTCTCTCTTCACCGCCGTCATCCCTCCCCTGATACTAGTTGTGTTACGACCATTGTCAGCGGGATATTTCAACTACATGCCCGCGGGCCCGACTCCCAtcgtctttgccattctcgccCAATACCACGCCATGGTGCCTCATGTGTACAAATACCGAGTGGCAACGTCACAAAACACCCAAACAAACGACTCGTCCGGTGTGACCTTGTCGGATAAATCATACCAATACGCCATTGCTCTGCATCTATCCTTATTACAGTGGCCCGGCTCGGTGTTAGGCGCCTTTGTTGGCTGGGCGGTGGGCAATGCTTGGCGAGGGGGTTTGATACCGGCCTCCTTTGTGACGTGGCGACTGCCAGGCTGGATGGTGGGACTCCGCTCTCACAGACGTAGtgccgagtttgaaggtTTGCGAAGACGGTTGGAAGGGGAGAACGGTCCACCTACAGGTGTGTCGTCGGGTGTTCAGGATGCGGGTGGTCAGCAGGCTGAACGAAGACGAACGATGGGGCAGCAGATTGTTGATCAGTTCCGAGAGGCATTGTGA